The segment CGGCCACAGCGCGTGTGGCGCCGGTGCGCCCCGTTTCTTCCGTAAGCGCATTTCCGACGTTCGCTTACCTCACCGCTGCCTGGCAAGCCGCGGCGTGGCACTGTGCGATCGCTCGGTGGTGTGCTTTGTCTCCGCTTCCGTAACCCCCTTGAAAGGAGGAGAAAATGGCCAAGGAGACTTTTTGTCGTGACAAACTGAACGTGAATGTGGGAACCGTTGGTCACGTCGACCACGGCAAGACCACGCTGACTGCCGCCATCCTGCGCGTGCAGTCCAACAGAGGTCTGGCCGACTACAAGCCGTATGCGGAGATCGCCAGAGGTGGCATTGTCCGCGACGAGAGCAAGACGGTGACGATCACGGCGGCCCATGTGAAGTACGAGACCGAGCGACGAATGTACACTCACATCGACTGCCCTGGCCATGCCGACTACATCAAGAACATGATCACCGGAGCGGCCCAGATGGACGGCGCCGTGATGGTGGTGTCGGCCGCCGATGGACCGATGCCTCAGACGCGAGAGCATGTGCTGCTGGCTCGCCAAGTCGACGTGCCGCACCTGGTCGTGTTCCTGAATAAGTGCGATCTGGTCGACGATCCGGAAATGCTCGAACTCGTTGAGATGGAGCTGCGAGACCTGCTGTCGCAGTACAAGTTCCCGGGCGACGACGTGCCGTTTATCCGGGGATCTGCGATGCTCGCTCACGACAACCCGAGCGATTCGCAGGCCACGCGGTGTATCGACGAGTTGCTTGCTGCGCTCGACACCTACCTTCCCGACCCGGTCCGGGCGGTGGACAAACCGCTGCTCATGCCGATCGAGAACGTGTTTACGATCACCGGTCGCGGCACGGTCGTGAGCGGCAAGATCGAGCAGGGCGTCGTACGGTGCGGCGACTCGGTGGACATCGTGGGTGCCGCCGACCAGCCGCGGACGGTCGTCGTCACGCAGGTCGAGACGTTCGGCCAGATCATGGACTTCGCCCAGGCCGGCGACAACGTGGGTTGTCTGCTTCGCGGAGTCGCTCGCGACGAGGTCCAGCGAGGCCAGGTACTAGCGGCCAAAGGCTCGATAGCGCCCCATACCGAGTTCGAGGCCGAGGTCTACGTGCTCACGAAGGAGGAGGGCGGCCGTCATACACCGTTTTTCGGCGGTTACACGCCGCAGTTCTTCTTCCGC is part of the bacterium genome and harbors:
- the tuf gene encoding elongation factor Tu; translated protein: MAKETFCRDKLNVNVGTVGHVDHGKTTLTAAILRVQSNRGLADYKPYAEIARGGIVRDESKTVTITAAHVKYETERRMYTHIDCPGHADYIKNMITGAAQMDGAVMVVSAADGPMPQTREHVLLARQVDVPHLVVFLNKCDLVDDPEMLELVEMELRDLLSQYKFPGDDVPFIRGSAMLAHDNPSDSQATRCIDELLAALDTYLPDPVRAVDKPLLMPIENVFTITGRGTVVSGKIEQGVVRCGDSVDIVGAADQPRTVVVTQVETFGQIMDFAQAGDNVGCLLRGVARDEVQRGQVLAAKGSIAPHTEFEAEVYVLTKEEGGRHTPFFGGYTPQFFFRTTDVTGATEVLGDAEMAMPGDGVRLGVHLGRPVALADGARFAIREGGKTVGSGVVTKVVA